In Denticeps clupeoides chromosome 1, fDenClu1.1, whole genome shotgun sequence, a single window of DNA contains:
- the col10a1a gene encoding collagen, type X, alpha 1a — translation MELRVASILFLLLALTTVYGERYVVKKVMKAPQYQPYHVKSQVVPISGEPGHPGEPGPAGPPGPPGPPGKGAVGIPGPEGPPGPPGPAGYSSPGKPGTPGGPGKPGSAGSPGPKGETGAPGSQGPRGMPGPAGSPGPAGYSSSGKPGPAGPSGSMGPRGEPGLKGHPGIPGTPGAKGERGVGIPGAPGASGSTGPMGPVGQPGKPGVGIPGRPGADGESGKPGSPGRDGASGPMGAPGPKGLTGAPGIGLAGKPGENGAPGMPGPAGPKGPSGPTGSTGAPGIPGYGKPGANGQKGERGTVGSPGTTGQKGEPGPMGHTGHTGATGPMGPSGPQGTRGFPGERGASGPKGDIGASGAQGPKGFKGDQGPQGTEGKQGYPGATGPIGPRGPTGPSGSKGETGPTGATGAPGTPGPAGHKGLPGYPGAAGERGDAGSPGARGPPGPSGPSGQPGLKGHPGIPGAPGPAGLTAKGIPGPQGPPGPAGENGEDGQPGSPGPPGPPGPPGEVVFEKGIISAEIGPAIIKTPMSAFTATTTTPYPPSGEPIKFEHIVYNAEQHYDPETGIFTCHVPGIYYFSYSMHVNGANALVALYRNEDPVLFTYDEYNKGFLDQMSGSAVLLLNEQDTVYVKIPDDEANGVFAADNVHCSFTGFLIAST, via the exons ATGGAACTACGAGTAGCgagcatcctcttcctcctgctggcCCTGACTACTGTTTATGGTGAAAGATATGTTGTCAAGAAGGTCATGAAAGCACCTCAGTACCAGCCGTACCATGTGAAAAGCCAAG TGGTGCCAATTTCAGGTGAGCCTGGACACCCGGGAGAACCAGGACCAGCGGGACCTCCCGGCCCCCCTGGCCCTCCAGGAAAAGGCGCAGTTGGCATTCCTGGACCTGAAGGACCCCCCGGACCACCTGGTCCAGCTGGATACTCTTCACCTGGTAAACCCGGCACTCCAGGTGGTCCTGGAAAGCCTGGATCCGCTGGAAGCCCCGGACCAAAGGGTGAAACTGGTGCACCAGGCTCACAGGGTCCCAGAGGCATGCCTGGGCCTGCTGGCAGTCCTGGGCCTGCTGGTTACTCATCATCCGGCAAGCCAGGGCCAGCAGGTCCATCTGGTTCAATGGGACCAAGGGGAGAACCAGGGTTAAAGGGACATCCAGGTATTCCTGGTACTCCAGGAGCAAAAGGTGAAAGAGGAGTTGGAATCCCTGGGGCACCAGGTGCGTCAGGTTCAACAGGACCTATGGGTCCTGTAGGGCAGCCAGGAAAACCCGGTGTTGGAATCCCAGGCAGGCCTGGTGCAGATGGTGAAAGTGGGAAGCCTGGTTCACCAGGCAGAGATGGGGCATCAGGTCCCATGGGAGCACCTGGGCCTAAAGGCCTCACTGGAGCTCCAGGAATTGGTTTGGCTGGAAAGCCAGGTGAAAATGGAGCTCCAGGGATGCCTGGCCCTGCTGGTCCTAAAGGTCCTTCTGGGCCAACAGGGTCAACAGGAGCTCCCGGTATTCCTGGCTATGGAAAGCCTGGTGCAAATGGTCAAAAAGGTGAGAGAGGAACAGTAGGCAGTCCTGGCACAACAGGTCAGAAAGGTGAACCAGGGCCCATGGGCCATACTGGACACACAGGTGCAACAGGGCCCATGGGTCCATCTGGTCCTCAGGGTACAAGGGGATTCCCAGGAGAGAGGGGAGCAAGTGGCCCTAAAGGGGATATCGGGGCAAGTGGGGCACAGGGACCAAAGGGATTTAAGGGAGATCAGGGGCCACAGGGTACTGAGGGCAAACAGGGTTATCCTGGAGCAACAGGTCCCATTGGTCCAAGAGGACCCACAGGACCTTCAGGTAGCAAAGGTGAGACTGGGCCAACAGGTGCAACAGGTGCCCCAGGAACACCAGGACCAGCTGGACATAAAGGTCTGCCTGGTTACCCAGGAGCAGCAGGTGAAAGAGGTGACGCGGGTTCTCCTGGTGCCAGAGGACCTCCTGGGCCTTCTGGACCATCTGGCCAACCAGGTCTTAAAGGTCACCCTGGGATTCCAGGAGCTCCTGGCCCTGCTGGTTTAACAGCTAAGGGAATTCCAGGTCCTCAGGGTCCACCTGGCCCTGCTGGTGAGAACGGAGAAGATGGCCAGCCAGGGTCTCCTGGGCCCCCTGGTCCTCCTGGACCACCCGGTGAGGTCGTCTTTGAGAAAGGCATTATCTCAGCTGAGATTGGGCCTGCCATTATCAAGACTCCAATGTCTGCTTTTACAGCTACAACAACAACCCCATACCCTCCATCTGGGGAGCCCATTAAGTTTGAACACATTGTGTACAATGCAGAGCAGCACTATGACCCTGAAACCGGCATCTTCACCTGCCATGTCCCAGGGATCTATTACTTCTCCTACAGCATGCATGTGAACGGCGCTAACGCCCTGGTGGCACTGTACAGGAACGAAGACCCCGTGCTATTCACCTATGACGAGTACAATAAGGGCTTCCTCGACCAGATGTCAGGTAGCGCAGTTCTCCTGCTCAATGAGCAAGACACCGTCTACGTCAAAATCCCAGACGATGAGGCAAATGGCGTCTTTGCGGCAGATAATGTCCACTGCTCTTTCACTGGGTTCCTGATTGCTTCTACGTGA